The following coding sequences lie in one Primulina huaijiensis isolate GDHJ02 chromosome 2, ASM1229523v2, whole genome shotgun sequence genomic window:
- the LOC140967782 gene encoding protein WEAK CHLOROPLAST MOVEMENT UNDER BLUE LIGHT 1-like, with the protein MEGAKEFQANAPPYSSPPPVFSSPNDEGLSVGVAPTIQGGNVESNVSTEAPESPNNSNTTIRPKIVARPSPEDGYIAPVSSPRGRNGSIGRSRLKVPSISSGSSKSAQQFKLPSSSEFERGQIDTAAPFESVKAAVSKFGGIVDWKAHRVQTVERRKIIDQELEKARDEIPLCKKQSEAAEEAKTQVLKELDDTKRLIEELKLNLERAQTNEQQAKQDSELAKLRVEELEQGIADEVSFAAKAQVEVAKARHAAAVSELQTVKDQLEQLRKDYTLLVAEKDAAVKKAEEAVSLSKEIEKSVEDLTIELITAKESLESAKGAHLEAEELRARAVMAKEQDTLICEKELEQAEGELEKLNQKILSVKDLKLKLDSATTLLQDLKDELAAYMESLVKIETGEGGTSEVGLEELKKTRADIEVAIDGTKNELEEVKVNIQKATDEVKILKVAASSLNLELEKAKLEAAALKQREGMASIAVGSLEAELKRTKSEIALGQKKEKEEREKLLDLPKQVQEVAQEAERVKELAETAREELRKAKEEAEQAKAVASTLESRLRATQKEIEAAKASEKLALAAINALEESESANGKNDGEDSPTGVTLSLEEYYELSKKAHEAEEQANLRIAAALSQVEVAKESEARSLKRLEEVNLELSERKNALKASLQRAENATEGKLGVEQELRTWRSEHEHRRKAGESISAAGSLDKSSRASFEEKKESKNAISSPDSSTHWRTSQSSFTSNTETNPSPEIRVTKKKKKSFFPRVFMFLARKKSHSSKS; encoded by the exons ATGGAGGGTGCTAAAGAGTTTCAAGCTAATGCACCTCCATATTCTTCGCCTCCTCCTGTATTTTCATCTCCAAATGATGAGGGTCTATCAGTTGGTGTTGCACCAACGATCCAAGGGGGGAATGTAGAATCCAATGTGTCTACAGAAGCACCTGAAAGCCCCAACAATAGTAACACCACGATTAGACCGAAAATAGTTGCTAGGCCATCTCCTGAGGATGGTTATATTGCTCCCGTTTCATCCCCTCGAGGGAGAAATGGTAGCATTGGGCGGTCCCGTCTGAAAGTACCCTCAATTTCTAGTGGGAGTTCAAAATCTGCACAACAGTTTAAACTTCCCAGTAGTTCAGAGTTTGAAAGAGGTCAAATCGACACAGCAGCCCCTTTTGAATCCGTGAAAGCTGCTGTTTCGAAGTTCGGAGGGATTGTCGACTGGAAAGCTCACCGTGTGCAGACAGTGGAG AGACGTAAAATCATCGATCAAGAATTGGAGAAAGCCCGGGATGAGATACCATTGTGCAAGAAACAATCTGAAGCCGCTGAAGAGGCAAAAACACAAGTTCTGAAAGAGCTAGACGACACTAAAAGGCTAATAGAAGAATTAAAGCTTAATCTTGAACGAGCTCAAACCAATGAACAACAGGCAAAACAGGATTCTGAACTTGCAAAGCTCAGAGTCGAAGAATTGGAACAAGGGATTGCTGATGAAGTCAGCTTTGCTGCCAAGGCGCAGGTCGAGGTCGCCAAAGCAAGGCATGCGGCTGCTGTTTCAGAGCTTCAGACTGTTAAAGATCAATTGGAACAACTAAGAAAAGACTACACGTTGTTGGTTGCCGAGAAAGATGCCGCTGTGAAAAAAGCAGAAGAAGCTGTCTCTCTGTCTAAAGAAATCGAAAAATCAGTTGAGGACCTGACTATCGAACTTATTACAGCCAAGGAATCATTGGAATCTGCTAAAGGGGCACATCTGGAAGCAGAGGAACTTAGAGCCAGAGCAGTTATGGCAAAAGAACAGGATACTCTTATCTGCGAGAAGGAATTGGAACAGGCTGAGGGGGAGCTTGAGAAACTGAATCAGAAAATATTATCCGTGAAGGATCTCAAATTAAAGTTGGATTCTGCGACGACATTGCTGCAAGATTTGAAAGATGAATTGGCTGCTTACATGGAATCACTAGTAAAGATTGAAACTGGTGAAGGAGGAACTTCAGAAGTTGGGCTCGAGGAACTGAAAAAAACCCGTGCTGATATTGAGGTGGCCATTGATGGAACAAAGAATGAGCTTGAAGAAGTGAAGGTAAACATCCAGAAAGCGACTGATGAAGTCAAGATCTTGAAGGTGGCTGCTTCATCATTGAATTTGGAACTGGAAAAAGCAAAATTGGAAGCAGCCGCTCTTAAACAAAGGGAAGGAATGGCGTCAATTGCAGTTGGATCTCTGGAAGCTGAGCTGAAAAGGACAAAGTCAGAAATAGCTCTTGGtcaaaagaaagagaaagagGAAAGAGAGAAGCTGTTGGACCTTCCAAAGCAAGTACAAGAGGTGGCTCAAGAGGCGGAACGAGTAAAGGAACTTGCAGAAACAGCTCGGGAAGAGCTTCGAAAGGCCAAGGAAGAAGCGGAACAAGCAAAGGCGGTAGCAAGTACCTTGGAAAGTAGATTACGTGCTACTCAAAAAGAAATTGAAGCTGCGAAGGCCTCTGAGAAATTGGCACTGGCAGCTATTAATGCATTGGAGGAGAGCGAATCTGCTAATGGGAAGAACGATGGTGAGGATTCACCAACGGGAGTAACACTTTCTTTGGAAGAATACTATGAGCTTAGCAAGAAAGCCCATGAAGCAGAGGAGCAGGCAAACCTACGGATAGCAGCTGCTCTTTCTCAAGTTGAGGTAGCAAAAGAATCTGAGGCAAGGAGTTTGAAAAGGCTAGAGGAAGTCAATCTTGAATTGTCCGAAAGAAAGAATGCTCTAAAAGCTTCTCTGCAGAGGGCCGAGAATGCGACTGAAGGAAAATTGGGAGTCGAACAAGAGCTAAGAACTTGGAGGTCTGAGCACGAGCATAGGCGGAAAGCTGGAGAATCCATTTCTGCAGCAGGGAGCTTGGATAAAAGTTCGAGAGCAAGCTTTGAGGAGAAAAAAGAATCCAAGAATGCTATAAGCTCACCCGATTCTTCTACACACTGGAGGACAAGTCAAAGTTCATTTACGAGTAACACGGAGACGAATCCATCTCCAGAAATAAGAGTTaccaagaaaaagaagaaatcatTCTTCCCTCGAGTCTTTATGTTCTTGGCCAGAAAGAAGTCACATTCATCAAAATCATAG